The stretch of DNA CCGGGCCGGTGCACCACCTCGATCCGGTCACCGGAACCGACGGTGCCCTCGGACAGCACGCGCAAGTAGGCGCCCGGGGCCCCGTAGGCGTAGAACCGCTTGACCCAGTGCGGCTCGTCCATCCAGCCCTGGAACGTCTTGCACGGGATCCGCGGGCTGGCGACCTCGAGCACCAGACCGTCCGAGCCCACCCGCCAGTGGTCACCGATCACCGCGTGGGTGAGGTCGACGCCGTACGTCGTCAGGTTCTCGCCGAACGTCCCGCCGGGGAGGGCCCGGCCCAGCTCGCGGGACCAGGCGTCCAGGTCTTCCCTGGCGTAGGCGTAGACCGCCTTGTCGCGCCCACCATGGTTCTTGGTGTCGATGATCCGGTCGCCGGCCACGCCGACGAGGGTGTCGACCGCCCGCCGGCCGGGGACCGGTCGCTTGTCGATGGCGGTCGTGTCGAGGTCGCCGAGGGCGTCGGGGATGACGGCATGGACGACGTTGACGGACTCGACCGTCGCCGCCGCGGTGGGCATGTGCACCCGCCGAGGCTACCCAGCGGAGGCTGGTGCGGCGCCCTACTTCTTCGCCTTCTCGCCCGTGGAGTCGGTGGAGAGAGCGGCGATGAAGGCCTCCTGGGGCACCTCGACCCGGCCGACCATCTTCATCCGCTTCTTGCCCTCCTTCTGCTTCTCCAGCAGCTTGCGCTTGCGGGTGATGTCACCGCCGTAGCACTTGGCGAGCACGTCCTTGCGGATCGCCCGGATGTTCTCGCGGGCGATGACTCGCGCCCCGACGGCTGCCTGGATCGGCACCTCGAACTGCTGCCTCGGGATCAGCTCGCGCAGCCGCTGGGTCATCTGCACGCCGTAGCCGTAGGCCTTGTCCTTGTGCACGATCGAGGAGAACGCGTCGACGGTCTCGCCCTGCAGCAGGATGTCCACCTTTACCAGGTCGGACGCCTGCTCGCCGTCGACCTCATAGTCGAGCGACGCGTAGCCCCGCGTCTTGGACTTCAGGTTGTCGAAGAAGTCGAAGACGATCTCGGCCAACGGCAGGGTGTAGCGCAGCTCGACCCGCTCCTCCGACAGGTAGTCCATCCGGTCGAGCACGCCGCGCCGGTTCTGGCAGAGGTCCATGATCGAGCCGATGTAGTCGCTCGGTGCCAGGATCGACGCCCGCACGACCGGCTCGTGCACCTCGGCCACCTTGCCGCCGGGGAACTCGCTGGGGTTGGTGACGGTGACCTCGGTGCCGTCCTCCATCACCACCCGGTAGACGACGTTGGGCGCGGTCGAGATCAGGTCGAGGTCGAACTCGCGCTCCAGGCGCTCCCGCACGATCTCGAGGTGCAGCAGGCCGAGGAAGCCGCAGCGGAAGCCGAAGCCGAGCGCCGCGGACGTCTCGGGCTCCCACACCAGCGCCGCGTCGTTGAGCTGCAGCCGCTCCAAGGCGTCCCGCAGGTCCGGGTAGTCGTCGCCGTCGACCGGGTAGAGCCCGGAGAACACCATCGGCTTCGGGTCCTTGTAGCCGCCGAGCGCCTGCTGCGCCGGCTTGCCCGCGTTGGTGACGGTGTCGCCGACCTTCGACTGCCGCACGTCCTTGACGCCGGTGATCAGGTAGCCCACCTCGCCGACACCGAGCCCCTCCGAGGGCATCGGCTCGGGTGAGATCACGCCGATCTCGAGCAGGTCGTGCTGGGCCTTGGTGGAGAGCATCAGGATGCGCTCGCGCGGCGACAGGTGCCCGTCGATGACCCGCACGTACGTCACAACACCGCGGTAGACGTCGTACACGCTGTCGAAGATCATCGCGCGCGCCGGGGCAGACGCGTCACCGACCGGCGGCGGCACCTGCGCGACGATCTGCTCGAGCAGCTCGGGCACGCCCACGCCGGTCTTGGCGCTGACCTGCAGCACCTCGGCGGGGTCGCAGCCGATGATGTGCGCGATCTCGGCGGCGTACTTCTCCGGCTGGGCCGACGGGAGGTCGATCTTGTTGAGCACCGGGATGATCTGCAGGTCGTTCTCGAGGGCCAGGTAGAGGTTGGCCAAAGTCTGGGCCTCGATCCCCTGCGCGGCGTCGACCAGCAGCACGGTGCCCTCGCACGCGGCGAGCGACCGGGACACCTCGTAGGTGAAGTCGACGTGGCCCGGGGTGTCGATCATGTTGAGCGCGTAGAAGCGGCCGTCGGACGCCTCGAAGGGCAGCCGCACCGCCTGGCTCTTGATGGTGATGCCGCGCTCGCGCTCGATGTCCATCCGGTCGAGGTACTGCGCCCGCATCGTCCGGTCGTCGACGACGCCGGTGACCTGCAGCATGCGGTCCGCGAGGGTCGACTTGCCGTGGTCGATGTGGGCGATGATGCAGAAGTTGCGGATCAGCGCGGGGTCGGTGCGGCTCGGCCGGATCAGGTTCCGGGCGGTCGAGTTGCTCGCGGGCACGCAGGGTCCAATGCTTCGGGTTGAGGATCGTCCAGCGGTACGTCCGGACGTCCGCCCATCATCCCACGCTGCTGGTCGCCGCCCCGCGTGCGCGGAACCCGGTGGCTCGCCCCGGCGGTCGCTCCCCCATGATCGAGGGATGGGCGACAAGGCCCCGGTAGCAGCCGGTCGGCGCATCGACTGGGCAGGGCTGCCAGAGGCGGTCCGCGGGTTCGTCGAGGAGTCGCTGGGCTCCCCGGTCGTCGCGGCGCGCACCCAGAGCGGCGGCTTCTCCCCCGGAGTCGCCGCCCGGCTGACCGCGGCCGACGGGAGCGCCGCCTTCGTCAAGGCCTGCGGTACGTCGCTGAACCCGGATTCGCCACGACTGCACCGGGCCGAGATCCATGCGCTCCGCCTCGTGCCCGCGTCACTGCCCCGGCCTGAGCTGCTGGCGGCGTACGACGACGCGGACTGGGTGGCGATGCTTCTCGAGGACGTCGACGGCCGGCACCCCGCGCTGCCGTGGTCCGCCGATGACGCCGCGGCCACGACCGCCGCTCTCAGCCTGCTGGCGGCGGCAACCGGAGACGTCGGGCTGCCCACGTTCGCCGAGACGGCGGAGCTGCTCACCGGCTGGGACGCGGTCGCGGCCGAGCCGGAGGGGGTAGCTCCTGAGCTGTTGGCCCGCCTGCCGGAGATGCTCGACCTGCAGGGCCGCGCCCAGGAGGTCACGGCCGGCTCGGCGCTGGTGCACTGGGACGCGCGCAGCGACAACGTGCTGCTGCGCCAGGGCGAAGCGGTGCTGGTCGACTGGGCGTGGGCCTGCCGCGGCGCCACGTGGCTGGACACGCTGCTGCTCGCGGTGGACTTCGTCGTCCAGGGCGGGCCGGACCCGGACGGGTACCTGCGCTCGACCGCGGTGACCGCCGCAGCCGACCCGACCGACCTGCGGGCGGTGGTCGCGACGATGGTCGGCTTCTGGGTCGACCGCGCGCGGCGGCCCGCGCCGCCGGGACTGCCGACGATCCGCGCGTGGCAGGCGCATTGCGCACGGCACACGCAGGACTGGCTGTCGACCAGCACCGTGCTCGCTGCGGACGCACGAAGGCCCCGGCAGGGCTGACCTGCCGGGGCCCCCGTCGTGCATCGTGCGGCCTACTCGACGACCACCGAGCCGGTGCCCAACAGGGCCCCTCCCGAGCTGGTCACGGTCATCTCGCCGAAGACCGACCGCCCGGCTGCCGGCGGTGTCCCTGCGGTCAGGGTGCCGGCGACCTGCTTGGTCTCACCCGCAGCGTAGGACTGCTCACCGGTCGGCATGGTGACCGACAGGGTGCCGAGCGCCGAGGAGAAGAAGACGTCCAGGTAGTCGAACTGCGTCGTGCCGGCCGGCACGTCGTAGCCGTCGACCAGGACGGTGTATGTGCCCGGCGCCGGGTTGACGTAGGTCAGCGACTCCTCCGAGTCACCGTCGGCGTCGTAGAGCTGTTCGCCCGCCGGGTCGGTGACGTAGAGGTCCAGGTCCGCCTGTGCGTCACTGGTGTTGCCGATGGACACGTCGAGCCGGGTGGCTCCCGTCGGCACGGTGACGGTGTACTCCTTGGTCGCGCCGTCGGCGATGGACTCGCGGCCGGAGAAGGCCGACCCGAGCGGGCCGCCGGCGGCCGTGGCCTCGAGCGGTCCGAAGTTGTTCGTCACCGTCCAGCTGACCGGGCTGCCCGCCGAGACCGTCCGTGTCTTCGGGTCAACGGTGACGCCGAGCAGGGCGGCCGACAGCGTGAACGGGTTGGTGTCGGTGGCCGACGTGCGCCGCGACTCCACCAGGAACTCCCATACGCCGGGCTGCGGGTCCTCGTAGACCCGCTGGTCCGGGTTGCAGCCGTTCCCGCCCTGGAAGCTGGTGTAGCAGACCAGGCTGGAGCCCTCCTCCATGCCGACCCCGTAGGGGTGGAAGGCGAGGAAGCGGGTCTGGCTGCCGGCGGTGATGCCCGACAAGTTCAGCTGCAGTGCGGTCACACCAGGCGGCACCGTCAGGTAGAACCGCTGCGGCTCGCTGCGGCCCATCGAGCCCGACCAGCTCCTCGCGTAGTCCGGGCCGACGATCGCGTCGCCAGCCGCGACGACGTTCATCACCTGGAAGTCCACGCCGTTGGTCGACGGGCTGTCCACCTTGAGCACCGCGCTGATCGCGGCACCGGAGGCGGGCGTGGTGGCGGTGACGTTGACCGTGGTCGCCTTGCCGCGGACCAGGCTCACCGACTGGCTGCCGAGGGAGAAGTTGCCCGTGTCCCCGCTCAGGGAGAGGTTGTACGTCACTGGCTGGCTGACCCCCGTCGTGCGCGTCAGCGTCACGGGGTAGGTCCGGCTCGTGCCTGGCGCCTGGCCGCCCGCGCCGGCGGCGCAACGGTTGTAGACGCCCGTCCCGGTGGTCCGGCCCAGGAGCTTCCAGATCTCGGTGCAGACCGGTGCCTTGGCCGTCATGCCGACCGGCGTGAGGCCGGCGTCCAGCAGGGCCCACGAGCCGGCGACGTCGATCTGACCGTTGCCCTGGAGGAAGGCGGGGATCTTGTCGTTGAACTGCGCGCTGCTGTAGACCGCCTGGCGGAGGTTGGCGGGCGCGTAGTCGCCAGCCGACATGCCCTCCGCCCTGGCAGCCGAGATGAGCAGCGCCATGGCGCCGGCTGTCTGCGGGGCCGCCATCGAGGTGCCGTTGAGCATCGCGTAGCCCGGGGGCAGCGAGTAGCCCGCCTCGGGCACCGGGTTGCCCGGCATCCAGGTCGGGATCGTCGAGATGGCCGAGCCGGGAGCGGTGACGTTCGGCTTGAAGCCGCCGTCCTCGCGCGGGCCGCCGGAGGAGAACGTCATCGTACGGATGCCGTCGAAGCTGACGTCCGAGCCGTAGTTGGCGGCCCAGGTCTCGGCGGAGATCGTCGCGGCGACACTGACGGCGTCGGTGGCGACGGACGGGTCGCCGATCGTGTTGAGCGCGTTGCCGGAGTTGCCGGCCGAGAGGACCAGCTGCACGCCGTCGGCGATGATCCGGTTGTAGAGGGTCGCGCGGGCGTTGTTGCCGTCGTTGAGCGCCGGCAGCCCGCCGATCGACATGTTGATGATGTCGACGCCGCGGTGCGCGGCGAGCTCGGCCATGCCGTCGGTCAGCGCGACGGCGGTGCAGCCCGGGCCGAAGGAGCAGGCACGTGCGGCCACCAGCTTGGCGCCGGGAGCGGCACCGTCCATGTCGCCGCCGAAGAGGTCGTTGGCGGCCGTGATGCCGGCGACGTGCGACCCGTGCTCACCGGACAGGATCCCGATGTCGACGAAGTCGAGCGACTTGCCGAGGGTGGGACTGTTGAAGAACGACACGTCCACGTCCTCGCGGTAGTCGACCGTGAAGGCCATCTGGTCGCGCACCGCGGTCTTGGGGTCGTCGGTGCCGAAAAGACCCATGTCCCGGTCCTGCCGGAACGGGCTCATCGCCGCGTCGTCGGTGAAGTCGTGGTTGAGGTTGCTGTCGACGCGGACCACGTGGGTGTCCGGGTTGTAGAGCACGCCGAAGCGGTCGGTC from Actinomycetes bacterium encodes:
- a CDS encoding aminoglycoside phosphotransferase family protein codes for the protein MGDKAPVAAGRRIDWAGLPEAVRGFVEESLGSPVVAARTQSGGFSPGVAARLTAADGSAAFVKACGTSLNPDSPRLHRAEIHALRLVPASLPRPELLAAYDDADWVAMLLEDVDGRHPALPWSADDAAATTAALSLLAAATGDVGLPTFAETAELLTGWDAVAAEPEGVAPELLARLPEMLDLQGRAQEVTAGSALVHWDARSDNVLLRQGEAVLVDWAWACRGATWLDTLLLAVDFVVQGGPDPDGYLRSTAVTAAADPTDLRAVVATMVGFWVDRARRPAPPGLPTIRAWQAHCARHTQDWLSTSTVLAADARRPRQG
- a CDS encoding MOSC domain-containing protein, translating into MPTAAATVESVNVVHAVIPDALGDLDTTAIDKRPVPGRRAVDTLVGVAGDRIIDTKNHGGRDKAVYAYAREDLDAWSRELGRALPGGTFGENLTTYGVDLTHAVIGDHWRVGSDGLVLEVASPRIPCKTFQGWMDEPHWVKRFYAYGAPGAYLRVLSEGTVGSGDRIEVVHRPGHGVTISDTFALRLTSAAVLERLLDEQPDLEVTLAAAIRRDLAARASTPG
- a CDS encoding S8 family serine peptidase, encoding MLAVGSLLTGALATATPAAAAAPTGPAKTAQTGKADKLGSHDRDLLAAARAEDTSAVSIMVTARRGEAAQAKREVRALGGTILYAADRYGYFSARVPTAKVTKAAGIDSVLAVDLDEVVPLPDVTPQGSTAATATYAAPSASTPDSNAYMPTNETGAADFKAAHPDWDGEDVTIGILDSGVDLLHPALQRTTTGADKIVDSFTATDPATEGSLVAGGDATWLPMVQTATGPGVFPASGQYREAKWKLPAGTYKIRTFDEAGTNVSGCEVCGDVNRDGDTTDRFGVLYNPDTHVVRVDSNLNHDFTDDAAMSPFRQDRDMGLFGTDDPKTAVRDQMAFTVDYREDVDVSFFNSPTLGKSLDFVDIGILSGEHGSHVAGITAANDLFGGDMDGAAPGAKLVAARACSFGPGCTAVALTDGMAELAAHRGVDIINMSIGGLPALNDGNNARATLYNRIIADGVQLVLSAGNSGNALNTIGDPSVATDAVSVAATISAETWAANYGSDVSFDGIRTMTFSSGGPREDGGFKPNVTAPGSAISTIPTWMPGNPVPEAGYSLPPGYAMLNGTSMAAPQTAGAMALLISAARAEGMSAGDYAPANLRQAVYSSAQFNDKIPAFLQGNGQIDVAGSWALLDAGLTPVGMTAKAPVCTEIWKLLGRTTGTGVYNRCAAGAGGQAPGTSRTYPVTLTRTTGVSQPVTYNLSLSGDTGNFSLGSQSVSLVRGKATTVNVTATTPASGAAISAVLKVDSPSTNGVDFQVMNVVAAGDAIVGPDYARSWSGSMGRSEPQRFYLTVPPGVTALQLNLSGITAGSQTRFLAFHPYGVGMEEGSSLVCYTSFQGGNGCNPDQRVYEDPQPGVWEFLVESRRTSATDTNPFTLSAALLGVTVDPKTRTVSAGSPVSWTVTNNFGPLEATAAGGPLGSAFSGRESIADGATKEYTVTVPTGATRLDVSIGNTSDAQADLDLYVTDPAGEQLYDADGDSEESLTYVNPAPGTYTVLVDGYDVPAGTTQFDYLDVFFSSALGTLSVTMPTGEQSYAAGETKQVAGTLTAGTPPAAGRSVFGEMTVTSSGGALLGTGSVVVE
- the lepA gene encoding translation elongation factor 4 produces the protein MIRPSRTDPALIRNFCIIAHIDHGKSTLADRMLQVTGVVDDRTMRAQYLDRMDIERERGITIKSQAVRLPFEASDGRFYALNMIDTPGHVDFTYEVSRSLAACEGTVLLVDAAQGIEAQTLANLYLALENDLQIIPVLNKIDLPSAQPEKYAAEIAHIIGCDPAEVLQVSAKTGVGVPELLEQIVAQVPPPVGDASAPARAMIFDSVYDVYRGVVTYVRVIDGHLSPRERILMLSTKAQHDLLEIGVISPEPMPSEGLGVGEVGYLITGVKDVRQSKVGDTVTNAGKPAQQALGGYKDPKPMVFSGLYPVDGDDYPDLRDALERLQLNDAALVWEPETSAALGFGFRCGFLGLLHLEIVRERLEREFDLDLISTAPNVVYRVVMEDGTEVTVTNPSEFPGGKVAEVHEPVVRASILAPSDYIGSIMDLCQNRRGVLDRMDYLSEERVELRYTLPLAEIVFDFFDNLKSKTRGYASLDYEVDGEQASDLVKVDILLQGETVDAFSSIVHKDKAYGYGVQMTQRLRELIPRQQFEVPIQAAVGARVIARENIRAIRKDVLAKCYGGDITRKRKLLEKQKEGKKRMKMVGRVEVPQEAFIAALSTDSTGEKAKK